A window of Ipomoea triloba cultivar NCNSP0323 chromosome 2, ASM357664v1 contains these coding sequences:
- the LOC116007523 gene encoding nuclear transcription factor Y subunit B-3-like, translating into MADSDNESGGQRGNSESSPREQDRFLPIANVSRIMKKALPANAKISKDAKETVQECVSEFISFITGEASDKCQREKRKTVNGDDLLWAMTTLGFEDYVEPLKVYLQRFRDMEGERTAMAGRQESGGGGNGGYGGEYGMMMGQGQHHGHIYGSGAYNPMGGGGSGNPGSGYIGSGAPPAADRPSRLGS; encoded by the coding sequence ATGGCGGATTCTGACAATGAATCGGGAGGGCAGAGAGGCAACAGCGAAAGCTCGCCGCGAGAGCAGGACCGATTCCTCCCAATCGCTAACGTGAGCCGTATCATGAAGAAGGCGCTCCCGGCGAACGCGAAGATTTCGAAGGACGCCAAAGAGACGGTTCAGGAGTGCGTGTCGGAGTTCATCAGTTTCATCACCGGCGAGGCATCGGACAAGTGCCAGCGGGAGAAGAGGAAGACGGTCAACGGCGACGACTTGCTGTGGGCCATGACTACGCTAGGGTTCGAGGACTACGTGGAGCCTTTGAAGGTTTACCTGCAGAGGTTTCGGGACATGGAAGGGGAGAGAACCGCCATGGCTGGACGGCAAGagagcggcggcggcggcaatGGCGGTTATGGCGGAGAGTATGGCATGATGATGGGTCAGGGTCAGCATCATGGGCACATATACGGGTCTGGAGCATATAATCCGATGGGTGGTGGAGGATCCGGAAATCCAGGGTCGGGTTATATCGGCTCCGGGGCCCCGCCAGCCGCTGATAGGCCTAGCCGCCTAGGTAGCTAG
- the LOC116009916 gene encoding protein DEK-like, whose translation MGEEDTVSELPDAAANGNAPLEGNTEAAEEKKEEENNGVKDMEEDSKEGDKAEAEKMDVDTKEVKESNEPKEDKIEKEEAEEEEKGDEGNKMEEEKLEAKDEQMEEDQVGEEASKENEDNVEEETDGSKEVEEKEPEQPKVEKKGKKGAKSKSGSGAKDKEKKKEGEGKKEKEPKTPAAPTIDRPVRERKSVERLVASIEKDSVKEFQIEKGRGTALKDIPNVAFKLSRKKSDDTFKLLHTILFGRRGKAAQIKSNILRFSGFVWHENEDKQKMKVKEKLDKCVKEKLLEFCDVLDIPATKATSRKEDVIVKLMDFLEAPHATTSELLAEKEQASKGKRKRVSNKSGSSASGNAKGSAKRQRASSASKKGEKKNTHESEDGSEEESEEEREETKANGGPDKSEDEISEHAESDENNESEDEFEEEKKKEKRSSKKSTSKKEPKDESEEEKPKQKETSKKTSSKKESAGKSKKNVATPKKTPSKTSSQSKVSDGNDESSKVSSRKKNTEVKKVKSSTPKKSASKESTGKKTGKGKEQPKEEKLKPSDDELKEAICEILKEVDFNTATFTDIVKQLSKQFNTELAARKASIKSMIQDEITRLAEADSGDEGDAVKDDRQPSSQGVDTT comes from the exons ATGGGAGAGGAAGATACTGTGTCTGAGTTGCCAGATGCTGCTGCAAATGGGAATGCACCCCTTGAGGGAAACACTGAGGCTGCTGAGGAGAAAAAAGAGGAGGAAAACAATGGTGTAAAGGACATGGAAGAGGATAGCAAGGAAGGTGATAAGGCAGAGGCTGAGAAAATGGATGTGGACACAAAAGAAGTGAAGGAAAGCAATGAACCTAAAgaagataaaatagaaaaagaagaagcagaagaggaagaaaagggAGATGAGGGAAACAAAATGGAGGAAGAAAAGTTGGAGGCCAAGGATGAGCAAATGGAGGAAGACCAAGTGGGGGAAGAAGCAAGCAAGGAAAATGAAGATAATGTTGAAGAAGAGACAGATGGTTCGAAGGAGGTAGAAGAAAAGGAGCCTGAACAGCCTAAAGTGgagaaaaaggggaaaaaggGTGCTAAATCAAAAAGTGGTTCTGGAGCGAAggacaaagaaaaaaagaaagaaggggAAGGGAAGAAGGAGAAGGAACCCAAAACTCCTGCAGCACCTACAATCGATCGTCCTGTCCGTGAACGAAAATCTGTGGAAAGGCTGGTAGCATCTATCGAGAAAGATTCTGTCAAGGAATTCCAGATAGAGAAG GGCCGTGGAACTGCACTGAAGGACATTCCAAATG TGGCGTTCAAGTTATCCAGAAAGAAGAGTGATGACACCTTCAAATTGCTTCACACAATACTTTTTGGAAGGAGAGGAAAG gCTGCTCAGATTAAGAGTAACATATTGAGGTTTTCTGGCTTTGTGTGGCATGAAAATGAG GACAAGCAAAAGATGAAGGTGAAAGAAAAACTTGACAAGTGTGTAAAAGAGAAGTTATTGGAATTTTGCGATGTACTTGATATACCTGCTACCAAGGCTACATCAAGGAAG GAAGATGTAATTGTAAAGTTGATGGACTTTTTGGAGGCTCCACACGCAACAACTTCCGAGTTGCTTGCTGAGAAAGAACAG GCAAGTAAGGGCAAACGTAAGAGGGTTAGCAATAAAAGTGGATCATCAGCATCTGGAAATGCGAAAGGCTCAGCTAAG AGACAAAGGGCTTCATCTGCATCTAAAAAGGGTGAGAAGAAGAATACACATGAATCTGAAGATGGGTCAGAGGAAGAATCAGAAGAAGAACGCGAGGAAACAAAAGCGAACGGTGGTCCTGACAAATCAGAAGATGAGATTTCAGAGCACGCTGAAAGCGACGAGAACAATGAATCTGAAGACGAGTTcgaggaagaaaagaaaaaagaaaaacgaaGCTCAAAGAAGTCAACATCAAAGAAGGAACCTAAAGATGAATCTGAGGAGGAAAAGCCTAAACAAAAAGAGACTTCTAAGAAAACATCGTCAAAGAAGGAATCTGCAGGAAAATCTAAGAAGAATGTTGCAACTCCTAAAAAGACTCCTAGCAAAACATCAAGTCAATCTAAGGTTAGTGATGGCAATGATGAAAGTTCAAAAGTGTCCTCAAGGAAGAAAAATACTGAAGTAAAAAAAGTTAAGTCCTCAACTCCAAAGAAATCTGCTTCCAAGGAAAGCACAG GGAAAAAAACTGGGAAAGGTAAAGAGCAACCCAAAGAGGAAAAATTAAAACCAAGTGATGATGAGCTGAAAGAAGCAATATGTGAAATCCTTAAAGAAGTTGATTTCAACACG GCCACATTCACCGACATTGTAAAGCAATTGT CTAAGCAATTCAATACGGAGCTTGCTGCAAGAAAAGCATCTATAAAGTCTATGATCCAGGATGAGATTACGAGACTAGCAGAAGCAGACTCGGGAGATGAAGGCGACGCTGTAAAAGATGATAGACAGCCTTCAAGCCAAGGTGTAGATACTACTTGA
- the LOC116011329 gene encoding nudix hydrolase 2-like has translation MEQMFGKNGLKKVQLLPARNDEHGGVIVELQEPMDSNVFYSMLRASLVQWRLQGKRGVWIKVPIGLANLIDTAVKEGFWFHHAEPSYLMLVYWIPKTPDTIPANATHRVGIGAIVMNEQRELLVVQENSGNFKGTGIWKIPTGVVEEGEDIFEGAIREVKEETGIDTEFVELLAFSQTHKSFFEKSDLFFVCVLRPFSFAIEKQDLEIEAAQWMPFEEYAAQPFIQKHSFFKYINDLWLAKEVGKYRGFVPVPITSFFNDPISYLYVNKRDLNQQNLSKIHPLKE, from the exons ATGGAGCAAATGTTCGGTAAAAACGGTCTGAAGAAGGTTCAGTTGCTTCCAGCTAGGAATGATGAGCATGGAGGAGTCATAGTGGAGCTTCAGGAGCCTATGGATTCAAATGTCTTTTACTCCATGCTTCGAGCTTCGCTAGTCCAATGGAGGCTGCAG GGCAAGAGGGGTGTATGGATCAAGGTCCCAATTGGACTTGCAAATCTGATTGATACCGCAGTTAAG GAAGGTTTTTGGTTTCACCATGCTGAGCCTTCTTACCTGATGCTTGTATATTGGATTCCTAAAACACCTGATACCATCCCTGCAAATGCCACACATCGAGTGGGTATTGGTGCTATTGTCATGAATGAACAGAGAGAG CTGCTGGTTGTACAAGAAAACAGTGGCAATTTCAAGGGAACTGGCATATGGAAGATCCCTACTGGAGTTGTTGAAGAG GGTGAGGATATTTTTGAGGGTGCAATTAGAGAAGTAAAAGAAGAGACAGGA ATTGATACAGAATTTGTGGAACTACTAGCCTTCAG CCAAACACACAAGTCATTCTTCGAGAAATCAGATTTGTTCTTTGTCTGTGTGCTACGTCCCTTCTCATTTGCCATTGAGAAGCAAGACCTTGAAATCGAGGCAGCCCAG TGGATGCCATTTGAAGAATATGCAGCCCAGCCTTTCATTCAAAAACACAGTTTTTTCAAGTACATAAATGATTTATGGTTGGCCAAAGAAGTGGGGAAATACAGGGGTTTTGTTCCCGTGCCAATAACCTCATTCTTCAATGATCCAATAAGCTACCTTTATGTCAACAAGCGAGATCTAAACCAGCAAAATCTTAGTAAAATTCATCCCCTGAAGGAGTAA
- the LOC116011330 gene encoding uncharacterized protein LOC116011330 has product MYRLIVVALLSVLCASVPRGGAQNTNAPSQAPSTSPSASPSKPLSPASAPLTPHASPSKSPVASPSPKASPAASPVQSPAPTPSSKASPPVSSPASSPPPAVETPVSSPALSPPAAAPAASPVAADVPAAAVTPSASASIPSSSATPSEAPTMFPEGNSPGMAPAASSPETAQGPVADGSGSNMLHGFRIAATGLALWAAALAI; this is encoded by the coding sequence ATGTATCGGTTGATCGTCGTTGCTTTGTTGTCGGTGTTGTGCGCCTCGGTTCCCAGAGGAGGAGCACAGAACACAAACGCGCCTTCTCAAGCACCATCAACTAGCCCGTCTGCGTCGCCGTCGAAGCCTCTTTCGCCGGCATCTGCTCCGCTCACCCCTCACGCATCGCCTTCCAAGTCTCCAGTCGCTTCGCCTTCTCCCAAGGCCAGTCCGGCTGCATCACCGGTACAATCTCCGGCGCCCACTCCGTCGTCCAAGGCTTCTCCTCCGGTCTCATCTCCAGCCTCCTCCCCTCCTCCGGCTGTTGAAACTCCGGTCAGCTCACCGGCACTGTCTCCTCCGGCAGCCGCCCCAGCGGCTTCCCCTGTTGCCGCAGACGTCCCGGCTGCTGCCGTTACGCCATCTGCATCCGCAAGCATTCCTTCGAGTTCGGCGACACCGTCGGAGGCACCTACCATGTTCCCGGAGGGCAATAGCCCTGGTATGGCCCCAGCTGCCTCGTCCCCGGAGACAGCTCAGGGTCCGGTTGCTGATGGATCCGGTTCAAACATGCTACACGGGTTCCGGATCGCTGCAACCGGGCTTGCTTTATGGGCGGCGGCTTTGGCCATTTGA
- the LOC116009866 gene encoding cleavage and polyadenylation specificity factor subunit CG7185 — translation MDANEGGDGFGDGVGDPSEQFHRNEAISAVADEGFLGEEDDDYEDLYNDVNVGENFLQSLKKNEDLGFRNEEVAEKLPPKPTTVTPPAQTPSAIGGERKAEKEEDGGTRSSGRLEGYQSMGFRVNEMGARSSSVAAGGSGTPGGELRVELGHSSGKVADLEEQAVSGNAQNQCVAQQPHVAPVGNLVNVGITGNDSMARQGGGNMSANISGGGAFGVGGGGGGGPGGGTVLFVGDLHWWTTDAELEAELCKYGPVKEVKFFDEKASGKSKGYCQVEYFDPSAATACKEGMNGHVFNGRPCVVAFASPYTVKKMGEAQLNRNQQMTQTSAPQARRGPGDAIGKPSGNNIATGGNYQGGGDNNRGGYGRGNWGGRGGAQGMGNRGPLGPMRNRPGGVGGRGLMGNGGSAFGQGIGGTPPMLHPQAMMGPGFDPAFGGPMGRMGSYGGFPGAPTPPFSGILPSFPPVGSVGLPGVAPHVNPAFFGRGMPMNGMGMMPGAGVEGPNMGMWSDMNMGGGGWTGGEEHGGRAGESSYNEEAVSDHQHGEVSHDRGAWPGGLKEKDRGVERDWSGSTDRRHRDDKEPGFDREMPREKDTGHDHDWSERKHRDSRDIGRERERERERSRDRDRDRDRDVDRDRDRDRGHDRERDHHRDERYAAHHRHRDHEPEYNDDWDRGRSSRTHAKSRVSREEEQRSRSRDTEYGKRRRSE, via the coding sequence ATGGACGCGAATGAAGGCGGTGATGGGTTTGGCGACGGCGTGGGAGATCCGAGTGAACAGTTCCATCGGAACGAGGCTATATCTGCTGTCGCGGACGAGGGGTTTCTTGGAGAAGAGGATGATGACTATGAGGATCTTTATAATGATGTGAACGTTGGCGAGAATTTTCTCCAGTCTCTAAAGAAGAACgaggatttagggtttaggaatGAGGAGGTTGCGGAAAAGTTGCCACCTAAGCCTACTACAGTAACTCCACCTGCGCAGACGCCTAGTGCTATAGGAGGGGAGAGGAAGGCAGAGAAAGAGGAAGATGGTGGGACGAGGAGCTCCGGCAGGTTGGAAGGTTATCAGAGTATGGGGTTCAGGGTGAATGAAATGGGAGCTAGAAGTTCAAGTGTTGCAGCAGGCGGATCAGGGACTCCAGGTGGGGAGCTTAGGGTTGAGTTAGGTCACTCATCAGGTAAAGTAGCTGATTTAGAGGAGCAGGCTGTTAGTGGAAATGCACAGAATCAATGTGTGGCTCAGCAGCCTCATGTTGCTCCTGTAGGAAATTTAGTTAATGTAGGAATAACAGGAAATGATAGTATGGCAAGACAAGGAGGTGGGAATATGAGTGCCAATATTAGTGGTGGTGGAGCATTTGGAGTAGGCGGTGGCGGTGGAGGTGGCCCGGGTGGTGGTACAGTTCTTTTTGTTGGAGATTTGCATTGGTGGACAACTGATGCTGAGCTGGAGGCGGAGTTGTGCAAGTATGGACCAGTGAAGGAAGTGAAATTTTTTGATGAGAAGGCTAGTGGGAAGTCAAAAGGGTATTGCCAGGTTGAATATTTTGACCCTTCAGCTGCCACAGCTTGCAAGGAAGGGATGAATGGTCATGTTTTCAACGGCCGACCATGTGTTGTAGCCTTTGCATCTCCATACACTGTGAAGAAAATGGGCGAGGCTCAGCTAAACAGAAATCAGCAGATGACCCAGACTTCTGCCCCCCAAGCAAGGAGAGGCCCTGGTGATGCCATAGGTAAACCCAGTGGTAATAATATTGCCACAGGTGGTAACTATCAAGGTGGTGGGGATAACAATAGAGGAGGTTATGGCAGAGGAAATTGGGGAGGTAGGGGAGGTGCTCAAGGGATGGGGAATAGGGGTCCTCTTGGTCCTATGAGAAACAGGCCTGGGGGTGTGGGTGGACGAGGTTTAATGGGAAATGGAGGTAGTGCATTTGGGCAAGGTATTGGTGGCACACCACCGATGTTGCATCCTCAAGCAATGATGGGTCCTGGTTTTGATCCTGCATTTGGAGGGCCTATGGGACGAATGGGTAGCTACGGAGGATTTCCAGGTGCTCCAACTCCACCATTTTCAGGAATCTTGCCTTCATTCCCACCCGTTGGAAGTGTTGGGTTGCCTGGTGTTGCCCCCCACGTCAACCCAGCATTCTTTGGCAGAGGGATGCCTATGAATGGTATGGGAATGATGCCTGGTGCAGGTGTAGAGGGGCCGAATATGGGAATGTGGTCTGATATGAATATGGGGGGTGGAGGATGGACTGGTGGTGAAGAGCATGGAGGTAGAGCTGGTGAGTCAAGTTATAATGAAGAAGCTGTATCTGACCATCAACATGGAGAAGTAAGTCATGATAGAGGGGCTTGGCCTGGTGGCCTTAAAGAAAAGGACAGAGGTGTGGAGCGGGACTGGTCAGGTTCTACAGACAGAAGACATAGGGATGATAAGGAACCAGGATTTGACAGGGAAATGCCTCGAGAAAAGGATACAGGACATGATCATGATTGGTCAGAGAGGAAACATAGAGATAGCAGAGATATTGGAAGAGAGAGGGAGCGGGAGCGGGAGCGTTCTAGAGACCGTGATCGTGACCGCGATCGTGATGTCGACAGGGATCGGGATCGCGACCGTGGACATGACCGTGAGCGTGATCATCATAGGGATGAAAGATATGCTGCTCATCATCGGCACAGAGACCATGAGCCTGAATACAATGATGATTGGGACAGGGGAAGGTCATCAAGAACTCACGCAAAGTCAAGAGTGTCGCGTGAGGAAGAGCAAAGATCAAGATCTAGGGACACTGAATATGGGAAAAGGCGTCGTTCTGAGTAG
- the LOC116006279 gene encoding uncharacterized protein LOC116006279 — MDQPLVQSTPSIEEDEWDTEGFVIPSLGIGDSGESRSDPVTDSKQSSVTQSKEENIYLGPHGAPPSRSKQQEQNSTKRKQSFKQKLKEADRKHSGVGRENKVENLRELVGGGKMPGASKSSCKDWLDPHCHESEFERRDHQ, encoded by the exons ATGGACCAGCCTTTGGTGCAATCCACTCCTTCCATCGAAGAAGATGAGTGGG ACACTGAGGGATTTGTAATTCCAAGCTTGGGGATTGGAGATTCTGGAGAAAGTCGAAGTGATCCTGTTACAGATTCTAAACAGTCATCAGTTACT CAATCAAAAGAAGAGAATATATACCTTGGACCTCACGGTGCTCCTCCTTCACGATCAAAACAACAGGAGCAAAACTCAACCAAACGCAAGCAGAGTTTTAAGCAGAAACTGAAGGAAGCTGATAGGAAACACAGTGGAGTTGGGCGGGAGAATAAGGTGGAAAATCTAAGAGAGCTTGTGGGTGGTGGAAAAATGCCTGGTGCATCAAAAAGCTCCTGCAAGGATTGGCTAGATCCTCATTGCCATGAGTCTGAGTTTGAAAGGAGAGATCATCAGTAA